The Kiloniellales bacterium genome has a window encoding:
- a CDS encoding TRAP transporter large permease codes for MILLLMLLALMTLILINVPIAVALAIVAVGAMVATQGLDILPNVALVMYDGATKFPLLAIPMFVLAGAIMNASGISQRLIAFASALVGFVRGGLAMVNIAVSMFFAEISGSAVADVAATGSVLIPAMKRRGYPRAFAAAVTSSSATLAVIIPPSIPMILYGVMSDSSIVQLFVAGIIPGVLGGLGMMIVSYLMARRLGWPVEEVFQVSRLWLTFKEAAWALLLPVIILGGIFGGFVTATEGGGIAVVAALFIGAVIYRDLDWPFLRSAIIDGGLQTAVVMLLVAASALVGVYLTELQMPQKLAAAILELTDNRYVVLALLNVFFLVIGLFLHSAAAIILVVPVVIPLITAVGIDPIHFGLIVTLNLGIGQQTPPVASVLITACSIAKADVWEVSKVNVQFITVLFLVLMIVTYVPAIPMSLVEYFYR; via the coding sequence GTGATCCTGCTCCTGATGCTGCTCGCCTTGATGACGCTGATCCTGATCAACGTGCCGATCGCGGTCGCCCTGGCGATCGTCGCCGTCGGCGCCATGGTCGCGACCCAGGGCCTCGACATCCTGCCCAACGTCGCCCTGGTCATGTATGACGGGGCGACCAAGTTTCCACTGCTGGCGATCCCGATGTTCGTCCTGGCCGGCGCGATCATGAACGCCTCCGGGATCTCGCAGCGGCTGATCGCCTTCGCCTCGGCCCTGGTCGGCTTCGTGCGGGGCGGCCTGGCCATGGTCAACATCGCGGTCTCGATGTTTTTCGCCGAGATCTCGGGCTCTGCCGTGGCGGACGTGGCGGCGACCGGCTCGGTCCTGATCCCGGCGATGAAGCGGCGCGGCTATCCGCGCGCCTTTGCCGCCGCGGTGACCTCCTCCTCGGCGACCCTGGCGGTGATCATCCCGCCCTCGATCCCGATGATCCTCTACGGCGTGATGTCCGACAGCTCGATCGTGCAGCTCTTCGTCGCCGGGATCATCCCGGGCGTCCTGGGCGGCCTGGGCATGATGATCGTGTCCTACCTCATGGCCCGGCGCCTGGGCTGGCCGGTCGAGGAGGTCTTCCAGGTCTCCCGGCTCTGGCTGACCTTCAAGGAGGCCGCCTGGGCGCTGCTGCTGCCGGTGATCATCCTGGGCGGCATCTTCGGCGGTTTCGTCACCGCGACCGAGGGCGGCGGCATCGCCGTGGTCGCCGCGCTCTTCATCGGCGCGGTGATCTACCGCGACCTCGACTGGCCCTTTCTGCGCAGCGCGATCATCGACGGCGGCCTGCAGACCGCGGTGGTCATGCTGCTGGTCGCCGCCTCGGCCCTGGTCGGGGTCTACCTGACCGAGCTGCAGATGCCGCAGAAGCTGGCCGCTGCGATCCTGGAGCTGACCGACAACCGCTACGTGGTCCTGGCCCTGCTGAACGTCTTCTTCCTGGTGATCGGCTTGTTTCTGCATTCCGCGGCGGCGATCATCCTGGTCGTGCCGGTGGTCATCCCGCTGATCACGGCGGTCGGGATCGACCCGATCCACTTCGGCCTGATCGTCACCCTGAACCTGGGCATCGGCCAGCAGACTCCGCCCGTAGCCAGCGTCCTGATCACCGCCTGCTCGATCGCCAAGGCCGACGTCTGGGAGGTCTCGAAGGTCAACGTCCAGTTCATCACGGTGCTGTTCCTGGTCCTGATGATCGTGACCTATGTCCCGGCCATCCCCATGAGCCTGGTCGAGTATTTCTATCGCTGA
- a CDS encoding TRAP transporter small permease subunit, with amino-acid sequence MAGFGRAYGRLLEAVVIFLMVALTAVVVFAVISRKAGASLSWYDEVASIQLAWLTYYGAALAAYKRAHIGFPGLLEALPIGPRLALFWFGELAVAAFFVLLAWVGMTVLEALEGDTLVSLPWVPVQFTQSVIPIGAALFLLGQLISLPEQLRRVRAGRLLHEGEAAEEGS; translated from the coding sequence ATGGCAGGGTTCGGCCGAGCCTATGGGCGGCTGCTCGAAGCCGTCGTCATCTTCCTCATGGTGGCGCTGACCGCGGTCGTCGTCTTCGCCGTGATCAGCCGCAAGGCCGGGGCCTCGCTGTCCTGGTACGATGAAGTCGCCTCGATCCAGCTCGCCTGGCTGACCTACTACGGCGCCGCCCTGGCGGCATACAAGCGCGCCCACATCGGCTTTCCCGGCCTGCTGGAGGCACTGCCCATCGGGCCGCGCCTGGCGCTCTTCTGGTTCGGCGAGCTGGCGGTCGCCGCCTTCTTCGTCCTGCTGGCCTGGGTCGGTATGACGGTGCTTGAGGCGCTCGAGGGCGACACCCTGGTCAGCCTGCCCTGGGTGCCCGTCCAGTTCACCCAGTCGGTGATCCCGATCGGCGCTGCCCTCTTCCTCCTCGGCCAGTTGATCAGCCTGCCGGAGCAGCTGCGCCGGGTCCGCGCCGGCCGCCTGCTGCACGAGGGCGAAGCGGCGGAGGAGGGGTCGTGA